One genomic segment of Desmodus rotundus isolate HL8 chromosome 5, HLdesRot8A.1, whole genome shotgun sequence includes these proteins:
- the TRIM68 gene encoding E3 ubiquitin-protein ligase TRIM68 isoform X2 has product MQVETRKQSIMWEFEKYQRLLKKKPPGRQLDVEAATALASLEQEERETRQKLELNHDTLIQQSRVLCRLIAELEERSQRPVRWMLQGIREVLNRSNSWNLQRPEPVSLELKTVCCVPGLREMLKTYAADVRLDPDTAYSRLIVSEDRKCVRYGDTKQKLPDNPERFYRYNIVLGSQCISSGQHYWEVEVGDRSEWGLGVCKEDVDRKEVVYLSPHYGFWVIRLRKGSEYRAGTDEYPLLSLPVPPRRVGVFLDYEAHDISFYNVTDNGSHIFTFPHYPFPGRLLPYFSPCYSIGANNTAPLAICSLDRED; this is encoded by the exons ATGCAGGTAGAAACCCGAAAGCAGAGTATCATGTGGGAGTTTGAGAAGTATCAGCGATTACTAAAGAAAAAGCCCCCAGGTCGGCAGCTGGACGTAGAAGCAGCCACAGCTCTAGCCAGCctggagcaggaggagagggagaccAGACAGAAGCTGGAGTTGAATCACGACACACTCATCCAGCAGAGCCGGGTCCTGTGCAGGCTGATTGCAGAGCTGGAAGAGAGGTCTCAGAGGCCTGTCCGATGGATGCTGCAG ggTATTCGGGAAGTCTTAAACAG GAGCAACTCTTGGAACCTGCAGCGGCCAGAACCAGTCTCCCTGGAGCTGAAAACagtttgctgtgtgccaggcctaaGAGAGATGCTGAAGACGTATGCAG CTGATGTGCGCCTTGATCCAGACACTGCTTATTCGCGGCTCATCGTGTCTGAGGACAGAAAATGCGTGCGCTATGGAGACACCAAGCAGAAACTGCCCGACAATCCTGAGAGATTCTACCGCTATAATATCGTCCTGGGCAGCCAGTGCATCTCCTCAGGCCAGCACtactgggaggtggaggtgggagacaggTCTGAATGGGGCCTCGGAGTGTGTAAGGAAGATGTGGACCGGAAGGAGGTGGTCTATTTATCCCCCCACTATGGATTCTGGGTGATAAGGCTGAGGAAGGGCAGTGAGTACCGGGCAGGCACCGACGAATACCCGCTCCTGTCCCTGCCAGTCCCTCCCCGACGGGTGGGCGTCTTCCTGGATTACGAGGCCCATGATATCTCCTTCTACAACGTGACTGACAACGGCTcccacatttttacttttccccACTATCCTTTCCCTGGGCGCCTTCTGCCCTATTTCAGTCCTTGCTACAGCATTGGCGCCAACAACACCGCTCCTCTGGCCATCTGCTCCCTGGACAGGGAGGACTGA